The Aeromonas jandaei genomic interval GGGAGTACGTTTTGTGGCGGCACTACGACCGGTTGGGTTGGCAAACTTTGATGGCCCTGCAGTTGGGAAAGCAGGGCCAGGATCTGTTGGGTTTCGGTTTGCGGCAGCTCGGGGTTGTGCTCGGCCCCCTGCAGCAGATCGCGCAGCTGATCGTTGCAGGCCAGCAGCAGGTTGATCAGATGCTCATCGAGCTGTAACTCGCCGCTGCGAAGCCGTGCCAGCATGTTCTCCATGGCGTGGGCGAAGCGTACCAGCATGGTGAGGCCCAGCATGCTGGCTGACCCCTTGATGGTATGGGCGGTACGAAACATCAAATTGTAGGTTTCGGGATTGGCCGGGTAGCTTTCGCGATCAAGGAGCGCCTGCTCCAGATGATCACACTGCTCGTAGGCCTCCTCGAAAAAGAGAGTGCGCGCTTTATTGACGTCCATCTGGCCCCTCCGCTCTGGTCAGGGATGAAAGCAACCCGAGCTGGCCCAGCGCCAGTTCGGCTTCACTGCCATCTCCCGTCTTGATCCGCAGCCGCTTGCCCTGGCTATTGGCCTCTTGCTGGAGGAGGGCGACAAGTTGGGCACCGCAGCTATCGAGCGCTTCAAGCTGGCTCAAATCCAGCAAAGCAACAGGAAAGTTGAGCAGACTGAAGAGATCGTCTTGCAGCTCTGCCACCGTCATGATGGTGAACTCCCCCGTGAGAATGGCAGTTGGGGGCGCGTGCATAATATCCAGTTCAAAACTCATACCTTGTGCTCCCGTATCATGGTTGCACCACCTTGTAGACATCATCGATAAGCTTTAACGGCTCGAATGGCTTGGTCAGCCAGACACGGGCGCCGGCATCGAACCCCTCCTGGCGTATCTCGGGCGAGTTTTCCGTCGTCAGCATGATGAACGGGATATAGCGGGTGGTTGTCTGTGCCTTGAGATGGCGCAGCAGTGTCATTCCGTCCATGCCCGGCATGTTGAGATCGGAGATGATGAGATGTACCCGCTGGCCATCGAGGCGGGAGAGGGCCGCGTTGCCATCATCCGCTTCGATCACGCTAAAACCGGCGCTTTGCAGCGTCATGGTAATGGTGGCTCTGATGCTGGCGGAGTCTTCCACAACAAGGATGGTTTTGGTCATAAAAGTGACTCGTTCACAGGCGTTATAGATATCCGGGTGACATGGGCGAGACCTCCTAATTGTTGTCCAATAAGTTGATGTGTGTGGATTTTTTAAAACTGGATCGACGTGTGCAGGAGAAAAATCGGGGAAGGGGGAGACTGGCGGTTTTTAAGCTTCTACGGAAAGGGTTCAATAGACGCTTGTTGCACCGTATCTCCTGTCATTGTCAGCCACTTTTGCATGCTCAGAGTGACCTGATGAGGTATAATGCGGGACTATTTTTATGGGTTCCCCGTGAGCGTGATGAAAGAATTTTTTGCAACCTGCCCCAAGGGGCTGGAAAACCTGTTGGCCGACGAGCTGACCAATCTGGGTGCAGAGCAGGTCCGTGAGACCGTGGCTGGCGTCCACTTCAAAGGCGAACTGGCGGTGGGCTACAAGGCCTGTCTCTGGAGCCGTCTGGCTTCCCGCATCGTACTGGTGCTCTCCGAATTCCAGATGAACGACGATCTGGATCTCTATCTGGGCGCGCATACCATCCCCTGGGAAGAGCACTTCTCCGGCACCGCCACCATTGCGGTGGACTTTACCGGTACCAACGCCTCCATTCGCAATACCCAATATGGCGCGTTGAAGATCAAGGATGCCATCGTCGATCGCTTTACCAAGCGCGGTCATGTGCGCCCGGACGTGGACAAAAAATCCCCGGATATTCGCATAATGGCGCATCTGGGCAAAGGCAAGGCCAATATCACGCTGGACTTGTCAGGCCCGGCGCTGCATCAGCGTTTCTATCGTCAGGGCACAGGTGAAGCACCGCTCAAAGAGAACCTGGCGGTCGCCATGATTGCTCGTAGCGGTTGGGCCGGCGAGCCCATGATGGACCCGATGTGTGGTTCCGGTACGCTGCTGATTGAAGCGGCCTTTATCGCAGCCGACATGGCGCCGGCCCTGCGCCGTGAGCGCTTCGGTTTTGATCGCTGGCTGCAGCATGATAGCGAGCTGTGGCAAAGCCTGATGATGGAAGCACAAGTACGTGCCAAACGCGGCATGCAGCGCTGCGAGGTGAAACTGTTCGGTTGTGATGCCGATCCGCGCGTGCTGCTCAAAGCCCGTGATAACGCCAAAGCCGCCGGTGTCGCCCATCTCATCACCTTCAAGCAGGCCGATGTCACCAAGCTGGAAAACCCGCTGCCTATGCCTGCTGTGGAAGGGGAGGCCCGTCAGGTCGGTATGCTGATCTCCAACCCGCCCTACGGCGAGCGTCTTGGCGAATTTCCGGCCCTGCTGGAAGTGCATCAAGCCCTCGGCGATGCCCTGCGTCGCAGCTTCCAAGGGTGGAGAGTTTCCATTCTATCTGCATCTCCCGAGCTGCTCAGCTGTCTGCGCCTGCGCGCGGACAAGCAATATCGCCTGTTCAACGGTGCCCTCGAGTGTCAGCTGCGTAACTACCAGATCGCGCTCGATGCAGTCGCCTCGCAAAAAGAGGTGGCGCAGGACTTTGCCAACCGTCTGCGCAAAAATCTGAAAGCGCTCGAGAAGTGGGCCAAGAAAGAGAATCTCGACTGCTACCGTCTCTACGACGCCGACCTGCCTGAGTACAACGCCGCCATCGACCGCTATCAGGACTACTTGGTGGTGCAGGAGTACGCGGCGCCCAAGGACATCCCCGCCCAGAAGACCCGTCAACGTCTGCTCGATATGGTGCAGGCCGCCATCAAGGTGACCGGGATGGACGGCGAGAAGGTGATCCTGAAAGTGCGCGAGCGTCAGGAAGGCAAGCAGCAGTACCAGAAGCTCTCCGAAGAGCAGCACCGAATGGAAGTGCAGGAGTATGGTGCCCGTCTGTGGGTCAACCTCTACGACTACCTCGATACCGGTCTGTTCCTTGACCACCGTCAGACCCGCCGCATGCTGGGTCAGATGGCCAAGGGCAAGCGCTTCCTGAACCTGTTTGCCTACACCGGCAGTGCCACCGTGCACGCGGGTCTTGGCGGTGCCAGCGAAACCACCACAGTGGATATGTCGCGCACCTACCTCAACTGGGCACAGGACAACATGCGCCTCAACTCGCTGGTGGGCCGTCAGCACAAGTTTGTCCAGGCCGACTGCCTGAAGTGGCTGTCGGAAGCGGACGAGCAGTACGACCTCATCTTTATCGATCCGCCCACCTTCTCCAACTCCAAGCGGATGGACGAGAGCTTCGATGTACAGCGCGATCACCTGCTGCTGATGCAGCACCTGAAGCGGTTGCTGGCTGCGGGTGGCACCCTGGTCTTCTCCAACAACAAGCGCCACTTCAAGATGGATTTGGCCGGTCTCGAGGCCATTGGTCTCAAGGCGCAGAACATCACTGGCAAAACCCGGCCGAAGGATTTCGAGCGCAACCAGCACATTCACAACTGCTGGATCATCACCCATGCCGATAGTGGGGCTGAGGCCTGATGCTGACCCTGTTTCACACCGACGGTTGCCACCTGTGCGAACAGGCGTGGGCGCTGGTGGAGGAGGCGGGGGCAAGCGATGTGACCCGCCGCTGCGACATCATGGACGATGCCGGCTGGCTTGAGGCCTATCGGGTGCGTATCCCGGTGCTGCGGGACGAGGCGGGCCGCGAGCTGGGCTGGCCCTTCACGCTGGTGGAGCTCAAGGGCTGGCTCGCTCGTCAGGGTTGATTTGTGATTTGACGATGAAACGGGGGCAGACCCAGTCTGTTGCCCGTTTTTTCATATGAGATAAGGAACGAACATGGCTCTTTTAACATTGCACGGCGCGTGTCTGTCGTTCAGTGATTTTCCGTTGCTCGACAAGGCCGAGCTGACCATCGAGCGAGGCGAGCGCCTCTGTCTGGTGGGCCGCAACGGGGCGGGCAAGTCCACCCTGATGAAGGTGATTGCTGGCGAATTGCCCCTCGATGATGGCCGTCTGGTGTTGCAGCAGGATCTGAAAGTGACTCGCCTTGAGCAGGATCCGCCCACCTCGAGCGAGCTCACCGTGTTTGACTACGCCGCCGAAGGGCTGGCCGGAGTCGGTGAGCTGCTCAAGCAGTATCACCACGTCTCCATGGCGCTGGCGAGTGACCCGTCCGATGCCAACATTCGCAAGATGAGCCAGCTGCAGGAGCAGCTTGATTATCAGAATGGCTGGCAGTACGAGACCCGCATCAATCAGGTGTTGACCCTGCTTGGTCTTGATCCTGACGTGACCCTCGACAGTCTCTCCGGTGGCTGGCTGCGCAAGGTGGCGCTGGCCCGTGCATTGGCATGCGATCCCGATCTGCTGCTGTTGGACGAACCGACCAACCACCTGGATATCGAGGCCATCAACTGGCTGGAAGAGTTCCTCAAGGATTTCCGTGGTGCCATCGTGTTTATCTCCCACGACCGTGAGTTTATCCACAAGCTGGCGACCCGGATCATCGATCTGGATCGCGGCGTGATCACCTCCTGGCCGGGTAACTATGACGAGTACCAGCAGGGGAAAGAGGAGTGGTTGCGGGTCGAAGAGCTGAAAAATGCCGAGTTTGATCGCAAGCTTGCCCAGGAAGAGGTGTGGGTACGCCAGGGGATCAAGGCGCGCCGCACCCGTAACGAGGGGCGAGTGCGCGCCCTCAAGGCGATGCGCATGGAGCGTACCCAGCGTCGCGAGCTGCAGGGTAAAGCCAAGCTGCAACTCGATGAGGCGAGCCGCTCTGGCAAGCTGGTATTTGAAGCTGAAGGATTGGGGCTCGACTTTGGTGAGCGCACCTTGTTCGAGGGGCTGGATTTGCAGGTGCTGCGTGGCGACAAGATTGCGCTGGTCGGCCCCAATGGTTGCGGCAAGTCGACCCTGATCAAGCTGTTGCTGGGCCAGCTAGATGCCACTCGTGGCTCGGTACGTCAGGGCACCAATCTGGAAGTGGCCTACTTCGATCAGTACCGTGAACAGCTCGATCCCGAGCAGACGGTGGTGGATAACGTCGGGGAGGGCAAGCAGGAGGTGATGGTGCGCGGTCGCTCCCGCCATATTCTCGGCTACCTGCAGGACTTCCTGTTCGAGCCCAAGCGGGCCAGAACGCCGGTCAAGGCGCTCTCTGGCGGTGAGAAAAACCGTCTGCTGCTGGCCAAGCTGTTCCTTAAACCCAGCAACCTGCTGATCCTCGATGAACCGACCAACGACCTCGACGTCGAGACTCTGGAGCTGCTGGAAGAGCTGCTGGCGGACTATCCGGGCACTCTGCTGCTGGTAAGTCATGACCGTCGCTTTATCGACAATACGGTAACCGGTTGCTGGCTGTTTGAGGGGGATGGCCGCATCAGTGACTACGTGGGCGGCTATGCCGACATGATGGCGACCCGTGAGCAGCAGCGCGATCAGCAACAGGCCAAGAGCATACCGGTCAAGGCTCCCGAGCCGGTAGCCACAGTGAGCGAAACGCCGAAGAAAGGCAAAAAACTCTCCTACAAGCTGCAGCTTGAACTGGATGGTCTGCCGGCGCGTCTTGAGCTGCTGGAAGCTGAACTTGACGCGCTGCAAGGAGAGATCAACCAGCCCGGTTTCTTCTCCCTGCCAAGCGAGCAGACCCAGCCCAAACTGGCCGCATTGAGTGCTGCCGAGACAGCGCTGGAGGAGGCATTTGCTCGTTGGGAAGAGCTGGAAGGACTCAAAAATCAGGAATAAGTTTCCTGTAATTTAAATTTAATTGAGTTCAGTGCCTTATGTCACAGAGGGGGGTTAGCATGGAAATTTTTGTTTGACCCTCCCTCCCTGCTGGGGTAAAGATGAAAGCGACCGATGAAGAATTGGTCGCTTTTTTTGTTCCACGAAGAGGGTCGTAGATGATGAAGAGACAGAAACGGGACCGTCTGGAAAGAGCTCGTGCTCGTGGTTATCAGGCTGGCGTGGTCGGCAAACAGAAAGAAGCGTGTCCGTATCAATGTCTGGATGCCCGTGGGCACTGGCTTGGTGGTTGGCGAGATGCCATGGAAGGGCGGGGCTCAGGCCTCTTCATGAAGTAAGTTACTTCATTACACTCATTACAAAAGGAAAGGGGCCGTCGTGGCCCCTTTGCGTTGTGGCTTTCGCTACATTCAGAGTCGCATCAATCAGAATGCGGTGGTGTCCTGGAACAGGCCCACTTTCAGGTCAGTTGCGCTGTAGATGGGGCGACCGTCAACTTCAACGACACCATCGGCAATGCCCATCACCAGTTTGCGATTGATGACCCGCTTGAAGGTGATCTTGTAGGTCACTTTCTTGGCGGTCGGCAGGATCTGGCCGGTAAATTTCACTTCACCGACACCCAGCGCACGGCCTTTGCCCGGGCCGCCTTTCCAGCCGAGGAAGAAGCCAACTAGCTGCCACATGGCATCCAGACCGAGACAGCCCGGCATCACGGGATCACCCGGGAAGTGGCAATCGAAGAACCAGAGATCGGGGGTAATGTCGAGCTCTGCCAGGATCTCGCCCTTGCCGTGCTCGCCACCGTTGTCATTGATCTTGACGATGCGATCCATCATCAACATGTTAGGGGCGGGCAGCTGACTGTTACCCTCACCAAAGAGTTCGCCACGGCTGCAAGCCAGCAGCTCTTCACGGGTAAAAGAGTTCTTGCCCTGTTCACACAGGGAAAGGCGGGCTTCCAGGGTCGAATTGTCTACGGTCACGCTGAGTTTCCTTCAAATGAGTAAAGCTGCGCCAATTTAGCGTACAGATGTGCGCTAAACAACTCCGATCACTTCATTAGCGGCCAAACAGCCGATCAAGAAGGGCGCGCAGCAGCCCGACTTTCGCCGTACTGCCGTTCAGCTCATCCAGTCGCTCCTGAATGCGGCCAAACAGGGTGTCGGGCATGTCAGGCTCACCCGCCACACAGCCAGTCAAGAGCTCGATAGCCTCTTCCACATGATCCACCGGGTGGATATGGAACTGGCCCGCTTCGACAGCGGCGATCACCTCATCAGAGAGGTTGAGTTGCTGGGCGTTGGTGCCGGGCAGCAGGATGCCTTGCTTGCCAGTCAGACCGTGGATCTTGCACACCCGGAAGAAGCCCTCGATCTTCTCGTTGACGCCGCCAACGGCTTGTACATTGCCAAACTGGTCGACCGCCCCCGTTACCGCAAAGTGCTGATAAATGGGCTGGCGGGCGAGGGCTGAGAGCAGGGCACACAGACCGGTCAGCGAGGCGCTGTCGCCATCAATTTCGTGATAGGACTGCTCGAACACCAGATTGGCGGAGAGAGGAGAGGGGTTCTCGGCACCAAACTTGTTGGAGAGGTAGCCGTGAATGATCATCATCGCCTTGGCATGGATATGACCAGCTAGCTCCGCCTTGCGTTCGATATCCGCCACATCGCCATCACCGAGGTGAACGGTGGCGGTCAGGCGTACCGGTTCACCGAAGTCATATGGGTGACCGGAGACCTGAATAACTGAGAGACCATTAATTTGGCCAATCTCTTCACCATCGGTCTGCAGCAGGATCTGCCCATCGATAACCCCCTGATCGGACTGTTCGACCAGATAGTTGAGGCGGTAATCCTGCTCCTCAAGCGCGCCACGGATATGCTCGTCGGTGACGACGTCAGCTTCCAGTTCGCGTGCCAGACTATCAGCCATCCGCATGATGGCGGAGAGCTGCACCTCGGAGAGGGAGAGCCACTCCTGATGATCGCACAGACGGCTGGCGTGCCGGCATAGCGCGGCGAGGGCGGCAGGAGTGAAGTCCAGCAGTTCCCAACGCTCGCGCAGCCAGGCGAGATATTGCAAAAACTCCTGCAGATCTTCTTCGATGTTCACTTCAGAGACCAAGTCAGCGCGCAGGAAGATGCGCTCGGACATATCCCGATCCAGCATCTGGAACTCGGCCACATCGAGACGATCACCCACCAGAATGAGCTTGAGCTTGATGGGGGTCGCTTCCGGCGTGAAGAAAGGGGTCAGCGTCTTGCCTTCCTGATAGGCGTTCCAGTCAAGCTCGCCTTTTTGCATGGCGTTTTTGAGCTTGAACCAGAGATGGGGCTGATCAAGAAGTTCATCCAGTTGCAGGATCAGATAACCGCCGTTGGCCTGACGTAGCAAGCCGGGCTCCAATAGGTGCTGGTTGGCATAGACTGAGCCTTGCTCGGTCTGGTAGTTGATGGAGCCAAACAGAGTATCCCAGTTGAGGTCACGGCCGTAGATCACCGGCGCTTCCTGCTCTTCGTGGTGAATGAGCAGATTGATCAGCACCGGATGCTGGAACTCCAGACCCAGCGCGACATGGGCAGACAGATCGGAGAGGAAGTCATCGATCTTGGGATCGTTGTTCTGCTTGCGCATTATGCGGGTTACCAGACGCTCGGCATCGAGGTGGTGGCTCATCAGCTTGAGCAATTCACCAACCATCTCGCAGAACTCGATACCAGTCCCTGGTTGCAGGCGCAGCCAGATCGGTTTGAAGGGGTTGTTGAGGTTCTCGGTGTAGCAGAGGTCGAACAGATCGCCATCCTTGCCGTTGGAGGCAGCAATGAGGGTACGGCAGACATCTTCGTAATCGGCGCCGGGGAACCCGTTGAGCAGCATGACTGGGCAGTCGCCATCAAAACTGGCTAACCGTTTGATGGCAGAAATGGCTCTGGGTTGCAGCGCAGCAAACGGAATGGGTTCTAACTCGCTGAGGGTTGGAAACTGTTCAATCGCAAAAGTAGGTTTTAATTGTTCTGATGTTAATTCAGCCACTTAAGACATCCGGTCGGAGAGAGGATCAATTGTTGCCATTATACACAGTTCACTTAGTGGGAACAGAAAACAACATATTGAATTTAACATAATATACATTATGCGCAGTCATGTCTGTCCCGTGGCTAGGGGTCAGGAACATAGCAGCCACAAGGGCTACAGCCGCGCCTGTACCTTTTGTGTACTTCGCTAAAATGTCATACCAAGCGCGCTTTAGCTCTGGATTGGTCTCCCTGACGGCGGCCAGATTTAGCAGCACTTCTTGCACGTCCAAGCCGATCTCCTCGGCAATCTTTTTTGCAGTCGCATCAGTGAGTTGCGACTTTCCTTTGTTCACCGCAGAGATATAGGAAGTGGTAAATCCCAAGTCTGCCGCGACTTCCTGCAATTGGCTGTACTTTTTGGCCCTCATGTAGGCCTGAATCAGCGTATTGGAGTCCATCTTTTTGTCTCCTGAGTGGTTAGACAATCAGCTCATCATACCGATTTTGGCAAAAAACGGCTTGTTCCCATTCAACAATTCGTATGATTGAATCCATTCAACAAATCATTTGAATGCATGAACCATGACCCACTTTAGCCCACAAAACCTTGATCTGCCTGCTCTCATTGAGCGAAAGGTCTATTGGCAGGCTGAACCGACTGGCGATTACTCCGCCTGCATCGCGGGTCAGGTCGAGATGTTCCGCGACCTGCACGAACTGCGGATCTATCTGTCCATGACGTACCCCGATACCGTCTTTGAACTGGTCGAGGTCACTGAGGACACATGGCAAGGTTTCTATGATCAGGGAGTCTTTTTCGATGACTGGTCATAACGCTGTGATGCTGATTGACGGGGTGCGCTCATGATCACCTCTACTTCTGGCTTGCTGGGTCATGCCATGACCATTCCCAACGACTTGATGCCGATAAATAGCGTTATCGGCAACAAAACCCTGATCGATTATCTGTCCTTCACATGGGCACCGGACGAACTGCGCCGGATGACCGAGCTTGCCAAGCAAGGCGCACTGCTCAAAGCCATTCCGCGCTTTGACACCCAGAACAAAGCCATCCAGGCTGCGTTCGCGGCTCCTGCTGTCGAGGGCCTGCGCTATCTGTGGAAGCGACCCAGCGGGTTCAATCCCCTCGCCCGCTTCGACAAGGTTACAGAGCGCCTCTGTGACAAGGCCGCGCCCTTGCCCTTGGTCAAGGCGCCCTCCCCTGTATGCACTCCCTCTATGACCGAAATGATGGAGCAGGCGCTCCACTCCGGCTATAAGTCCCGCGCAGACATGCGCAAGGAGCTGAAAGCCGTCTGCTCTACCCTGCTGGAGTTCTCCCAGTTTGAGGTGGTCGAGGGTGCCAAGTATTGGGAAGCCTACAACGACTTGATCGACAG includes:
- the fabA gene encoding 3-hydroxyacyl-[acyl-carrier-protein] dehydratase FabA is translated as MTVDNSTLEARLSLCEQGKNSFTREELLACSRGELFGEGNSQLPAPNMLMMDRIVKINDNGGEHGKGEILAELDITPDLWFFDCHFPGDPVMPGCLGLDAMWQLVGFFLGWKGGPGKGRALGVGEVKFTGQILPTAKKVTYKITFKRVINRKLVMGIADGVVEVDGRPIYSATDLKVGLFQDTTAF
- a CDS encoding response regulator, which gives rise to MTKTILVVEDSASIRATITMTLQSAGFSVIEADDGNAALSRLDGQRVHLIISDLNMPGMDGMTLLRHLKAQTTTRYIPFIMLTTENSPEIRQEGFDAGARVWLTKPFEPLKLIDDVYKVVQP
- a CDS encoding ATP-binding cassette ATPase Uup, coding for MALLTLHGACLSFSDFPLLDKAELTIERGERLCLVGRNGAGKSTLMKVIAGELPLDDGRLVLQQDLKVTRLEQDPPTSSELTVFDYAAEGLAGVGELLKQYHHVSMALASDPSDANIRKMSQLQEQLDYQNGWQYETRINQVLTLLGLDPDVTLDSLSGGWLRKVALARALACDPDLLLLDEPTNHLDIEAINWLEEFLKDFRGAIVFISHDREFIHKLATRIIDLDRGVITSWPGNYDEYQQGKEEWLRVEELKNAEFDRKLAQEEVWVRQGIKARRTRNEGRVRALKAMRMERTQRRELQGKAKLQLDEASRSGKLVFEAEGLGLDFGERTLFEGLDLQVLRGDKIALVGPNGCGKSTLIKLLLGQLDATRGSVRQGTNLEVAYFDQYREQLDPEQTVVDNVGEGKQEVMVRGRSRHILGYLQDFLFEPKRARTPVKALSGGEKNRLLLAKLFLKPSNLLILDEPTNDLDVETLELLEELLADYPGTLLLVSHDRRFIDNTVTGCWLFEGDGRISDYVGGYADMMATREQQRDQQQAKSIPVKAPEPVATVSETPKKGKKLSYKLQLELDGLPARLELLEAELDALQGEINQPGFFSLPSEQTQPKLAALSAAETALEEAFARWEELEGLKNQE
- the rmf gene encoding ribosome modulation factor yields the protein MMKRQKRDRLERARARGYQAGVVGKQKEACPYQCLDARGHWLGGWRDAMEGRGSGLFMK
- a CDS encoding glutaredoxin family protein; the encoded protein is MLTLFHTDGCHLCEQAWALVEEAGASDVTRRCDIMDDAGWLEAYRVRIPVLRDEAGRELGWPFTLVELKGWLARQG
- a CDS encoding Lon protease family protein codes for the protein MAELTSEQLKPTFAIEQFPTLSELEPIPFAALQPRAISAIKRLASFDGDCPVMLLNGFPGADYEDVCRTLIAASNGKDGDLFDLCYTENLNNPFKPIWLRLQPGTGIEFCEMVGELLKLMSHHLDAERLVTRIMRKQNNDPKIDDFLSDLSAHVALGLEFQHPVLINLLIHHEEQEAPVIYGRDLNWDTLFGSINYQTEQGSVYANQHLLEPGLLRQANGGYLILQLDELLDQPHLWFKLKNAMQKGELDWNAYQEGKTLTPFFTPEATPIKLKLILVGDRLDVAEFQMLDRDMSERIFLRADLVSEVNIEEDLQEFLQYLAWLRERWELLDFTPAALAALCRHASRLCDHQEWLSLSEVQLSAIMRMADSLARELEADVVTDEHIRGALEEQDYRLNYLVEQSDQGVIDGQILLQTDGEEIGQINGLSVIQVSGHPYDFGEPVRLTATVHLGDGDVADIERKAELAGHIHAKAMMIIHGYLSNKFGAENPSPLSANLVFEQSYHEIDGDSASLTGLCALLSALARQPIYQHFAVTGAVDQFGNVQAVGGVNEKIEGFFRVCKIHGLTGKQGILLPGTNAQQLNLSDEVIAAVEAGQFHIHPVDHVEEAIELLTGCVAGEPDMPDTLFGRIQERLDELNGSTAKVGLLRALLDRLFGR
- the rlmKL gene encoding bifunctional 23S rRNA (guanine(2069)-N(7))-methyltransferase RlmK/23S rRNA (guanine(2445)-N(2))-methyltransferase RlmL; this translates as MRDYFYGFPVSVMKEFFATCPKGLENLLADELTNLGAEQVRETVAGVHFKGELAVGYKACLWSRLASRIVLVLSEFQMNDDLDLYLGAHTIPWEEHFSGTATIAVDFTGTNASIRNTQYGALKIKDAIVDRFTKRGHVRPDVDKKSPDIRIMAHLGKGKANITLDLSGPALHQRFYRQGTGEAPLKENLAVAMIARSGWAGEPMMDPMCGSGTLLIEAAFIAADMAPALRRERFGFDRWLQHDSELWQSLMMEAQVRAKRGMQRCEVKLFGCDADPRVLLKARDNAKAAGVAHLITFKQADVTKLENPLPMPAVEGEARQVGMLISNPPYGERLGEFPALLEVHQALGDALRRSFQGWRVSILSASPELLSCLRLRADKQYRLFNGALECQLRNYQIALDAVASQKEVAQDFANRLRKNLKALEKWAKKENLDCYRLYDADLPEYNAAIDRYQDYLVVQEYAAPKDIPAQKTRQRLLDMVQAAIKVTGMDGEKVILKVRERQEGKQQYQKLSEEQHRMEVQEYGARLWVNLYDYLDTGLFLDHRQTRRMLGQMAKGKRFLNLFAYTGSATVHAGLGGASETTTVDMSRTYLNWAQDNMRLNSLVGRQHKFVQADCLKWLSEADEQYDLIFIDPPTFSNSKRMDESFDVQRDHLLLMQHLKRLLAAGGTLVFSNNKRHFKMDLAGLEAIGLKAQNITGKTRPKDFERNQHIHNCWIITHADSGAEA
- a CDS encoding helix-turn-helix domain-containing protein; the encoded protein is MDSNTLIQAYMRAKKYSQLQEVAADLGFTTSYISAVNKGKSQLTDATAKKIAEEIGLDVQEVLLNLAAVRETNPELKRAWYDILAKYTKGTGAAVALVAAMFLTPSHGTDMTAHNVYYVKFNMLFSVPTK
- a CDS encoding STAS domain-containing protein, which produces MSFELDIMHAPPTAILTGEFTIMTVAELQDDLFSLLNFPVALLDLSQLEALDSCGAQLVALLQQEANSQGKRLRIKTGDGSEAELALGQLGLLSSLTRAEGPDGRQ